A single genomic interval of Cucumis sativus cultivar 9930 chromosome 7, Cucumber_9930_V3, whole genome shotgun sequence harbors:
- the LOC101214390 gene encoding uncharacterized protein LOC101214390 isoform X2 has protein sequence MVHLLPNPLRVPSHLRSEPPLTAVPTRSKSGVVWRYGGGIKVRSAVVVRCSSDYSSPITAAARTEEELVGVSEEIDENEYLATEFGWKVRKLIEEEDDLKAVARIQAEAFHEPVLLFNHFFFQFFQAEVLSALIYRLKNYPQDRYACLVAEPESEIGEEEYNFVGVVDVTVAGDLKIKRLLPPGVKEYLFVTGIAVAQNARRRKVATALLKGCDMLGKVWGFKFLALSAYEDDYGARNLYSKAGYQVYYVDPLWKSTWIGRKRCVTMIKKL, from the exons ATGGTCCATTTACTTCCAAATCCCCTCCGAGTACCATCGCACCTCCGCTCGGAGCCACCTCTAACGGCGGTTCCGACGAGATCGAAGTCCGGCGTGGTCTGGAGATATGGAGGAGGAATTAAGGTTAGATCGGCGGTGGTTGTGCGGTGCAGTAGTGATTATTCGAGTCCGATCACGGCGGCGGCGAGAACGGAGGAGGAGTTGGTCGGAGTATCGGAAGAAATTGATGAGAATGAGTATTTGGCTACAGAATTTGGATGGAAGGTGAGAAAAttgattgaagaagaagatgatttGAAAGCAGTTGCAAGAATTCAAGCCGAAGCTTTTCATGAACCTGTTCTtcttttcaaccattttttcttccaatttttccaG GCAGAAGTGCTCTCAGCATTGATTTATAGATTGAAAAATTACCCTCAAGATAG GTATGCTTGTTTGGTTGCGGAACCGGAGAGTGAAATTGGTGAAGAAGAATACAATTTTGTGGGAGTGGTGGACGTGACGGTGGCGggagatttgaaaataaagcGTCTCCTTCCCCCCGGCGTCAAGGAGTATCTCTTTGTAACTGGAATTGCCGTCGCACAAAATGCCAG AAGACGAAAAGTAGCAACGGCATTATTAAAGGGGTGTGACATGCTTGGTAAGGTTTGGGGATTCAAGTTTTTGGCATTAAGTGCATATGAAGATGATTATGGGGCTCGTAATTTGTATAGTAAAGCAGGCTATCAAGTTTACTATGTTGACCCTCTTTGGAAATCTACTTGGATTGGAAGAAAACGTTGTGTTACCATGATTAAAAAGCTCTag
- the LOC101214390 gene encoding uncharacterized protein LOC101214390 isoform X1: MVHLLPNPLRVPSHLRSEPPLTAVPTRSKSGVVWRYGGGIKVRSAVVVRCSSDYSSPITAAARTEEELVGVSEEIDENEYLATEFGWKVRKLIEEEDDLKAVARIQAEAFHEPVLLFNHFFFQFFQYAVLLQAEVLSALIYRLKNYPQDRYACLVAEPESEIGEEEYNFVGVVDVTVAGDLKIKRLLPPGVKEYLFVTGIAVAQNARRRKVATALLKGCDMLGKVWGFKFLALSAYEDDYGARNLYSKAGYQVYYVDPLWKSTWIGRKRCVTMIKKL; this comes from the exons ATGGTCCATTTACTTCCAAATCCCCTCCGAGTACCATCGCACCTCCGCTCGGAGCCACCTCTAACGGCGGTTCCGACGAGATCGAAGTCCGGCGTGGTCTGGAGATATGGAGGAGGAATTAAGGTTAGATCGGCGGTGGTTGTGCGGTGCAGTAGTGATTATTCGAGTCCGATCACGGCGGCGGCGAGAACGGAGGAGGAGTTGGTCGGAGTATCGGAAGAAATTGATGAGAATGAGTATTTGGCTACAGAATTTGGATGGAAGGTGAGAAAAttgattgaagaagaagatgatttGAAAGCAGTTGCAAGAATTCAAGCCGAAGCTTTTCATGAACCTGTTCTtcttttcaaccattttttcttccaatttttccaG TATGCAGTTTTGTTACAGGCAGAAGTGCTCTCAGCATTGATTTATAGATTGAAAAATTACCCTCAAGATAG GTATGCTTGTTTGGTTGCGGAACCGGAGAGTGAAATTGGTGAAGAAGAATACAATTTTGTGGGAGTGGTGGACGTGACGGTGGCGggagatttgaaaataaagcGTCTCCTTCCCCCCGGCGTCAAGGAGTATCTCTTTGTAACTGGAATTGCCGTCGCACAAAATGCCAG AAGACGAAAAGTAGCAACGGCATTATTAAAGGGGTGTGACATGCTTGGTAAGGTTTGGGGATTCAAGTTTTTGGCATTAAGTGCATATGAAGATGATTATGGGGCTCGTAATTTGTATAGTAAAGCAGGCTATCAAGTTTACTATGTTGACCCTCTTTGGAAATCTACTTGGATTGGAAGAAAACGTTGTGTTACCATGATTAAAAAGCTCTag